The following proteins come from a genomic window of Triticum aestivum cultivar Chinese Spring chromosome 6A, IWGSC CS RefSeq v2.1, whole genome shotgun sequence:
- the LOC123128107 gene encoding trihelix transcription factor GT-3b, with translation MVNERCVRQAGESTSEHNHNHITQSSTVRGGSMQRQLFGSDEGPGRNPAEERRLKRPATESEETAGGDDDDLPPGTRRKMKDAQQKTRPSGSAAAGAASASSVRAVLQDFLEQQQRLDAQRQEAAARHAQERLALEQQWRQEMQRLERERLMLEQAWREREEQRRMREEARAERRDALLTSLLNKLSRDDF, from the coding sequence ATGGTGAACGAACGCTGCGTGCGGCAGGCCGGCGAGAGCACGAGCGAGCACAATCACAATCACATCACGCAGTCTTCCACGGTGCGCGGCGGGAGCATGCAACGGCAGCTCTTCGGGTCTGACGAAGGGCCGGGACGGAACCCCGCCGAGGAGAGGAGGCTCAAGAGACCCGCGACCGAGTCCGAGGAGACcgccggcggcgacgacgacgacctgCCCCCGGGAACCAGGAGGAAGATGAAGGACGCGCAGCAGAAGACGAGACCGAGCGGCAGCGCCGCGGCCGGCGCGGcgtcggcgtcctccgtccgcgcCGTGCTGCAGGACTTcctggagcagcagcagcggctGGACGCGcagcggcaggaggcggcggcgcggcacgcGCAGGAGCGGCTGGCCTTGGAGCAGCAGTGGCGGCAGGAGATGCAGAGGCTGGAGCGGGAGCGGCTGATGCTGGAGCAGGCGTGGCGGGAGCGCGAGGAGCAGAGGAGGATGAGGGAGGAGGCCAGGGCCGAGCGGAGGGACGCGCTCCTCACCAGCCTGCTCAACAAACTCTCGCGCGATGACTTTTAG
- the LOC123128106 gene encoding pentatricopeptide repeat-containing protein OTP51, chloroplastic, which produces MASTSYCATPSPSLRCSAAFFPTFASPPPALRFAVPPLLPRRLAISPPRVRIPAVASALESLVQESDDEDEEDDGSGLFKDEAWASADERDAVRSPELVVPELEELPEQWRRSRIAWLCKELPAYKHSTFTRILNAQRKWLTQEDATYVAVHCLRIRDNDAAFRVFSWMERQHWYRFNFALATRVADFLGREGKVEKCREMFEAMVKQGRVPAESTFHILTVAYLSTPRGRCLEHACTIYNQMIQMGGYKPRLSLHNSLFRALVSKTGGTAKHNLRQAEFVYHNLVTTNLEVHKEVYAGLIWLHSYQDVIDRDRIIALRKEMKQAGFDESIDVLVSVMRAFSKEGRVQETEATWHEILQRGSELPAQAYVCRMEVYARTGEPMKSLDIFREMKRQSIPPNVATYHKIIEIMANAEEIDVAEQLMDEFSESHMKHLMPAFLALMYMHLDLDMHEKLELTFSKCLARCRPNRILYIIYLESLIRAGNVEKAEEVFDEMHKKGTIGTNAKSCNIMLRGYISAEDYQKAEKVYDMMCKKKYDVQEDLLEELQTGLRLGKKVAVKPKPVSIKLDQEQREILIGLLLGGTQIESHAQRGVHIVHFKFQEDSDAHSVLRVHIHERFFEWLTSASRSFEDESKIPYEFSTIPHLHFGFFADQFFLKGQPVLPKLIHRWLSPRVLAYWFMFGGLKLSSGDIVLKVSGGNSEGVERIVNSLHAQSLPSKVKRKGQFFWIGFQGSNADSFWKVIEPYVLDGFLGLTTQESGTAGSGDDQETDTDSDDDAHKYGSEE; this is translated from the exons ATGGCCTCCACCTCCTACTGCGCCACTCCATCTCCGTCCCTACGATGCTCTGCCGCCTTCTTCCCCACCTTCGCCTCTCCGCCTCCCGCCCTCCGCTTCGCCGTCCCTCCGCTCCTCCCCCGCCGTCTCGCCATATCCCCACCGAGAGTTCGAATTCCGGCGGTGGCGTCAGCGCTGGAGTCCCTAGTGCAGGAGTCcgatgacgaggacgaggaggacgacggGTCTGGGCTGTTCAAGGACGAGGCGTGGGCGTCGGCGGACGAGAGGGACGCGGTGCGGTCCCCGGAGCTGGTGGTGCCCGAGCTGGAGGAGCTGCCCGAGCAGTGGCGCCGCTCCAGGATTGCCTGGCTCTGCAAGGAGCTCCCCGCCTACAAGCACTCCACCTTCACCCGCATCCTCAACGCCCAGCGCAAGTGGCTCACCCAGGAGGACGCCACCTACGTCGCCGTACACTGCCTCCGCATCCGCGACAACGACGCCGCCTTCCGG GTGTTTAGCTGGATGGAGCGGCAGCACTGGTACCGCTTCAACTTTGCGCTTGCCACAAGGGTGGCGGATTTTCTCGGCAGGGAAGGCAAGGTTGAGAAATGCCGGGAGATGTTTGAGGCAATGGTCAAGCAGGGCCGTGTGCCTGCCGAGTCCACCTTCCACATACTGACCGTTGCGTACCTCAGTACGCCCAGGGGACGGTGCCTCGAGCACGCTTGCACTATCTACAACCAGATGATACAGATGGGCGGCTACAAGCCTCGCCTCAGCCTTCACAACTCATTGTTCCGCGCACTTGTGAGTAAGACAGGAGGAACTGCAAAGCACAACCTCAGGCAGGCTGAGTTTGTCTACCACAATCTGGTCACCACCAATCTTGAGGTGCACAAGGAGGTCTATGCTGGGCTCATCTGGCTTCACAGCTACCAAGATGTCATTGATAGAGACAGGATCATAGCTCTTAGGAAGGAAATGAAGCAGGCTGGTTTTGATGAGAGTATTGATGTGCTGGTGTCAGTCATGCGGGCCTTCTCCAAAGAAGGGAGGGTTCAAGAAACAGAGGCAACATGGCATGAAATTCTCCAGAGGGGTTCAGAACTTCCTGCTCAGGCCTATGTCTGCCGAATGGAGGTTTATGCTCGAACTGGTGAGCCTATGAAATCCCTGGATATATTCAGAGAAATGAAGAGGCAAAGTATACCCCCAAACGTTGCAACTTATCATAAGATAATTGAGATAATGGCAAATGCTGAGGAGATAGATGTTGCGGAACAACTTATGGATGAATTTTCTGAGAGTCATATGAAGCATCTGATGCCAGCATTTCTTGCCCTGATGTACATGCATTTGGATCTTGATATGCATGAGAAATTAGAATTAACATTCTCGAAATGCCTTGCTAGGTGCCGTCCAAATAGAATCTTGTACATCATCTATCTAGAATCACTGATAAGGGCTGGAAATGTCGAGAAAGCTGAGGAGGTCTTCGATGAAATGCACAAAAAAGGGACGATAGGTACTAATGCAAAATCTTGCAACATCATGCTAAGAGGTTATATTTCTGCAGAAGACTATCAGAAAGCTGAAAAGGTTTATGATATGATGTGTAAAAAGAAGTATGATGTACAAGAGGATTTGTTGGAAGAACTTCAGACTGGCCTCCGTCTTGGTAAGAAAGTCGCTGTTAAGCCAAAACCCGTGAGCATCAAATTGGATCAAGAGCAGCGTGAGATTTTGATTGGTTTGCTTCTGGGAGGCACACAGATTGAATCTCATGCACAGAGAGGGGTCCATATTGTCCATTTTAAGTTCCAGGAAGATTCTGATGCCCATTCGGTCTTAAGGGTGCACATTCATGAGCGTTTCTTTGAATGGCTGACTTCAGCAAGCAGATCATTTGAGGATGAGAGCAAGATACCTTATGAGTTCTCAACCATACCTCATTTACATTTCGGTTTCTTTGCTGACCAGTTCTTTCTAAAAGGCCAGCCTGTTCTCCCAAAGCTTATCCACAGGTGGTTATCTCCACGTGTTCTAGCGTATTGGTTCATGTTTGGAGGCCTCAAACTCTCGTCAGGTGATATCGTTCTCAAGGTCAGTGGTGGGAACAGTGAGGGTGTTGAAAGAATTGTAAACTCCTTGCATGCACAGTCCTTACCTAGTAAAGTGAAGAGGAAAGGGCAATTCTTCTGGATAGGTTTTCAGGGGAGCAATGCCGATTCTTTCTGGAAAGTTATAGAACCTTATGTATTGGACGGTTTCTTGGGTTTGACAACACAGGAAAGCGGCACCGCAGGTTCTGGTGATGACCAAGAAACTGATACTGATTCTGATGATGATGCTCATAAGTATGGAAGTGAAGAGTGA
- the LOC123128105 gene encoding 3-dehydrosphinganine reductase TSC10A, protein MAAALLLLLLLLVPPVGLLAALAFLTRPRAARIPLKGRHVFITGGSSGIGLALATAAAREGARVSILARNAARLEDARAAIRLATGQDVGVHQADVRDAAAVASALDAAGPVDVLVCNHGVFVAQELEKQDMEEVKWMVDINLMGTFHLIKAALPAMKARTRETSLPASIAIMSSQAGQVGVYGYTAYSASKFALTGLAESLQHEVVSDDIHVSLIFPPDTETPGLVEEKKKRPELTTIIADSSGGMKADDVAMKALTGIKSGRFIIPCNFEGAMLAIATSGLTPQSSPLIAFVEVIGAGLMRFVALCFQWNWFSTIENWCAKNKKHG, encoded by the exons ATGGCCGCAgcactcctcctcctgctcctcctcctggtGCCGCCCGTCGGCCTCCTCGCCGCGCTCGCCTTCCTGACCCGGCCCCGGGCCGCGCGAATCCCGCTCAAGGGCCGCCACGTCTTCATCACCGGCGGGTCCAGCGGCATCGGGCTCGCCCTCGCCACGGCCGCCGCGCGGGAGGGCGCGCGGGTCTCCATCCTCGCGCGCAACGCCGCCCGCCTCGAGGACGCGCGCGCCGCCATCAGGCTTGCCACGGGACAGGACGTCGGGGTCCACCAGGCCGACGTGCGGGATGCCGCCGCCGTGGCAAGTGCACTCGACGCGGCCGGGCCGGTCGACGTGCTCGTCTGCAACCACGGCGTGTTCGTGGCGCAGGAGCTGGAGAAGCAGGACATGGAGGAGGTCAAGTGGATGGTGGACATCAACCTCATGGGGACCTTCCACCTCATCAAGGCCGCGCTCCCTGCCATGAAGGCACGCACCCGCGAGACCAGTCTCCCGGCGTCCATTGCCATCATGTCATCGCAGGCTGGTCAG GTTGGTGTTTATGGGTATACTGCTTACTCCGCGAGCAAGTTCGCACTAACTGGACTTGCAGAGTCGCTGCAGCATGAGGTCGTTTCGGACGATATTCACGTGTCGCTGATCTTCCCTCCTGACACAGAGACACCGGGTCTTGTCGAGG AGAAGAAAAAGAGGCCAGAGCTTACCACTATCATAGCAGATTCATCTGGTGGAATGAAGGCTGATGATGTTGCTATGAAGGCTCTAACCGGCATCAAATCTGGGAGGTTTATTATCCCCTGCAATTTCGAGGGAGCAATGTTAGCTATAGCCACTTCTGGTCTAACCCCCCAGAGTTCCCCGTTAATTGCATTCGTGGAGGTGATCGGTGCTGGACTGATGCGATTTGTAGCACTATGTTTCCAGTGGAATTGGTTCTCTACTATTGAGAACTGGTGCGCCAAGAACAAGAAACATGGGTGA